The following coding sequences are from one Brienomyrus brachyistius isolate T26 chromosome 15, BBRACH_0.4, whole genome shotgun sequence window:
- the aasdh gene encoding beta-alanine-activating enzyme isoform X1 has protein sequence MEMETLHGMVYAAARQYEARVAVKFDSGDDQGCSSLTYYQLVFCADELAVFLKKHGVLKEQIIGLCCQPGIRVPIWILGILKLPAAYMPIDLDAPSQQSVRIMEKCGLEFSVIQSDLFQSFLDVFSDSVSVDICSEWPSQGLTLVRIQSYAKQQAKHGEAAEHSATSAWRCRAGLVGLAYVLHTSGTTGLPKAVKVPHQCIVPNITHLRSLFQVTASDVIFMASPLTFDPSVVEMFLALSSGACLLIVPTLIKRIPSKLVNVLFANHKTTVLQATPTLLARFGRNILQGVLLSEASSLRVLALGGEACPPLSLLRSWRQQGNTTRVYNLYGITEVSCWASCYEIPARQLATTSTTDGSSVPLGTPLMGTTMEVKDERGCVVTEGEGQVYIGGERRVCYLGDETEVVPGTMRRTGDWVEVKNSHLYFVGRRDRLVKRHGQQVHLDAVQRALELLPQVHACAVMLCHSRLVAFIVPSTSAGNRALSTEDVQPLAGDDTHSSGYAASSSMHLLPELANPTSSVNNTDFTGDQTSSLGSSFPGDSCGHLTSFPRDLQREILHSLSKLLPSQGVPDTLIPLRMLPTSTHGKVCFDELLDFYGKWRRGSISVLDKRDSVAGRLQTLWRDALGLPEDAVVSADASFLLSGGDSLQCLRLCDDVASSVGVAPAALLEVLLSGSFSDVVSHVATALFPFENSEITEPTTKGLTIEMPLPRLATNDTAKLPFREPAKRPSVESPSTEPAKRPSVESPSTEPAKRPSVESPSTEPAKRPSVESPSTEPAKRQSVESPSTEPAKRPSEESPSTEPAKRQSVESPSTEPAKRPSVESPSTEPAKRPSVESPSTEPAKRPSTESPSTEPAKRPSVESPSTEPAKRPSVESPSTEPDKKASCVSQERFAGRHCRFVMLRRAGEVVEMGASPPLLSSQRETLTSRKDLHLQTTERSDARAPSLHLHMRWTSDTGRCVDASPVLLVTKNDQTSACNNLRKDQPLEKDEVVVYIGSHSHRFQAVDFSTGHLRWERVLGGRIESSAVVSRCGRFIAVGCYDGQVYFLCADTGGTHWMFSTGDAVKSCPAVDMLTGWVVIGSHDGRVYALDLEARHCIWTHPCGGGGVFSSPCFHPSLRQLYVATLGGRLLSLNADTGAPLWMHSTETPFFSSPQCCDRCVCIGSVDGNLHGFSHAGEKVWQFSTSGPIFSSPCPMRATRTDVANQRVVCGSHDGCVYCVNGSDGTLVWRFRTGARVFSCPFAFDGSQWGCTSLVVVSSTDGTLWLLDGDDGALRASLQLPGELFSSPVLWQDSVVVGCRNDLVYCIDIIKQKELDTDADSGGS, from the exons ATGGAAATGGAAACGCTGCATGGGATGGTGTACGCAGCGGCACGTCAATATGAAGCCAGAGTAGCTGTTAAGTTTGATAGTGGGGACGACCAAGGCTGCTCTTCGTTAACTTATTATCAGCtggtgttctgtgctgatgaacTAGCTGTTTTTCTTAAAAAGCACGGTGTTTTAAAGGAACAGATAATTGGCTTGTGCTGTCAGCCAGGGATCAGGGTTCCCATTTGGATACTTGG GATCCTAAAGCTGCCTGCAGCGTACATGCCGATTGATCTCGACGCTCCTTCTCAGCAGTCGGTTAGGATCATGGAAAAATGCGGGCTAGAGTTCTCCGTGATACAAAGTGATCTATTTCAG AGCTTCCTCGATGTGTTTTCCGATAGTGTATCAGTGGATATCTGTTCAGAGTGGCCGAGTCAGGGCCTGACCCTGGTAAGGATCCAGAGCTATGCAAAGCAGCAAGCAAAGCATGGGGAGGCAGCAGAGCATTCAGCCACTTCTGCTTGGAGATGTAGGGCAGGCCTGGTGGGTCTGGCGTACGTGCTGCACACTTCAGGGACAACAGGGCTGCCCAAGGCTGTGAAAGTGCCGCACCAGTGCATAGTGCCCAACATCACACACCTCAG ATCTCTTTTTCAGGTAACTGCAAGTGACGTCATTTTCATGGCCTCCccgttgacctttgacccctctGTGGTGGAGATGTTTTTGGCTTTGTCATCAGGGGCGTGTCTTCTGATTGTCCCAACACTTATTAAAAGGATCCCCTCCAAGCTGGTGAATGTGCTGTTCGCCAATCATAAGACAACAGTTTTACAG GCCACGCCCACCTTACTGGCCCGCTTTGGCAGGAATATCCTGCAGGGGGTGCTGCTTTCTGAAGCCTCCTCTCTACGTGTGTTGGCCCTGGGGGGCGAGGCCTGTCCTCCCCTGTCCCTTCTCCGGAGCTGGAGGCAGCAGGGCAATACGACGCGTGTGTACAATCTGTACGGCATCACCGAGGTCTCCTGTTGGGCCAGCTGTTACGAGATTCCCGCAAGACAGCTGGCCACCACCTCTACCAC GGATGGTTCATCTGTGCCTCTTGGAACACCATTGATGGGCACTACCATGGAAGTGAAGGATGAGAGAGGCTGTGTTGTCACTGAAGGAGAAGGACAGGTGTACATAG GAGGGGAGCGTAGGGTGTGTTACCTGGGTGATGAAACCGAAGTGGTGCCGGGGACTATGAGGAGAACGGGTGACTGGGTGGAGGTGAAGAACTCCCATCTGTACTTTGTGGGCAGGAGGGACCGGCTGGTCAAACGGCACGGGCAGCAGGTGCACCTAGATGCTGTCCAGAGG GCACTAGAGCTGTTGCCTCAGGTGCATGCTTGTGCGGTGATGCTCTGTCATAGCAGACTGGTGGCTTTTATAGTTCCAAGCACTTCCGCTGGAAACCGTGCACTTTCGACTGAAGACGTCCAGCCTCTTGCTGGAGATGACACCCATTCATCTGGATATGCCGCATCTTCCTCCATGCATCTCCTGCCGGAACTTGCAAATCCTACCTCCAGCGTGAACAATACCGACTTTACTGGTGACCAGACGTCTTCTTTGGGAAGTTCGTTTCCTGGAGACTCCTGTGGTCATCTCACCTCATTTCCCAGAGACCTCCAGAGAGAAATACTGCATAGTCTCTCCAAACTGTTGCCCTCTCAAGGTGTTCCAGATACCCTGATACCTCTCAGGATGCTACCTACATCCACACACG GTAAGGTCTGCTTTGATGAGCTTCTGGATTTCTATGGTAAATGGAGAAGAGGATCCATTAGTGTGCTGGATAAGCGGGATTCTGTGGCTGGGAGACTGCAAACACTGTGGAGG GACGCGCTGGGCCTTCCAGAGGATGCAGTCGTTTCTGCAGATGCCAGCTTCTTGCTCAGCGGAGGAGACTCCTTGCAGTGTCTGCGTCTCTGCGATGACGTCGCCTCTTCCGTGGGCGTGGCCCCAGCGGCGCTGCTGGAGGTCCTCCTCAGTGGCTCTTTCTCTGATGTCGTCTCTCACGTTGCTACAGCATTATTTCCATTTGAGAATTCAGAGATAACTGAGCCAACCACTAAGGGACTCACCATTGAAATGCCCTTGCCAAGACTAGCCACAAATGACACAGCAAAATTGCCCTTCCGAGAGCCAGCTAAGAGACCATCAGTAGAGTCTCCCTCAACAGAACCAGCTAAGAGACCATCAGTAGAGTCTCCCTCAACAGAACCAGCTAAGAGACCATCAGTAGAGTCTCCCTCAACAGAACCAGCTAAGAGACCATCAGTAGAGTCTCCCTCAACAGAACCAGCTAAGAGACAATCAGTAGAGTCTCCCTCAACAGAACCAGCTAAGAGACCATCAGAAGAGTCTCCCTCAACAGAACCAGCTAAGAGACAATCAGTAGAGTCTCCCTCAACAGAACCAGCTAAGAGACCATCAGTAGAGTCTCCCTCAACAGAACCAGCTAAGAGACCATCAGTAGAGTCTCCCTCAACAGAACCAGCTAAGAGACCATCCACAGAGTCTCCCTCAACAGAACCAGCTAAGAGACCATCAGTAGAGTCTCCCTCAACAGAACCAGCTAAGAGACCATCAGTAGAGTCTCCCTCAACAGAACCAGATAAAAAGGCATCTTGTGTTTCTCAAGAACGTTTTGCTGGGAGACACTGCAGATTTGTAATGCTGAGGAGAGCAGGTGAAGTTGTAGAAATGGGTGCTTCACCTCCATTACTGAGCAGCCAAAGAGAGACTCTGACTTCCCGTAAAGATCTTCATTTGCAGACCACCGAGAGGTCAGATGCGCGCGCACCGTCGCTGCACTTGCACATGCGATGGACTTCAGACACAGGCCGCTGTGTGGATGCATCCCCTGTGCTTCTGGTGACCAAAAATGACCAGACCTCAGCCTGCAACAACCTCAGAAAGGACCAACCCTTGGAGAAGGATGAGGTCGTGGTTTACATCGGATCACACTCCCACAGATTTCAGGCCGTGGACTTCTCCACGGGACACCTGAGGTGGGAGCGGGTTCTGGGGGGCAGGATCGAGTCCTCGGCAGTAGTCAGCAGATGTGGACGCTTCATTGCTGTCG GATGCTACGACGGCCAGGTGTACTTCCTGTGTGCAGACACTGGAGGGACCCACTGGATGTTTAGCACAGGAGATGCAGTGAAGAGCTGCCCTGCAGTGGACATGCTCACTGGATGGGTGGTGATCGGGTCCCACGATGGTCGTGTTTACGCCCTCGATCTGGAG GCTCGGCACTGCATTTGGACGCACccctgtggtggtgggggggtgttctCCTCCCCATGTTTTCACCCCTCCCTCCGGCAGCTCTATGTGGCAACACTGGGTGGACGGCTACTTTCTCTGAACGCA gacaccGGCGCCCCCTTGTGGATGCACAGCACTGAAACGCCCTTCTTCTCGTCCCCGCAATGCTGTGACCGCTGCGTGTGTATTGGTTCCGTAGATGGAAACCTGCATGGCTTCAGCCACGCAGGTGAGAAG GTCTGGCAGTTCTCCACCAGTGGACCCATCTTCTCATCTCCGTGTCCCATGCGTGCCACTCGGACAGATGTAGCCAATCAGAGGGTGGTGTGCGGGTCACATGACGGCTGTGTTTACTGTGTGAACGGCAGTGACGGGACGCTGGTGTGGCGCTTTCGGACCGGAGCGCGGGTCTTCTCCTGCCCCTTTGCCTTTGACGGTTCCCAGTGGGGTTGCACGTCGCTGGTGGTGGTCTCCTCCACAGATGGAACTCTATGGCTCCTGGATGGAGATGATGGGGCCCTCAGAGCCTCCCTGCAGCTTCCCGGAGAGCTCTTCTCATCCCCCGTGCTTTGGCAGGACTCAGTAGTTGTGGGCTGCAGGAACGACCTCGTTTATTGCATAGACATCATCAAGCAGAAAGAACTGgatacagacgcggactctggAGGGTCGTAG
- the aasdh gene encoding beta-alanine-activating enzyme isoform X3 yields MEMETLHGMVYAAARQYEARVAVKFDSGDDQGCSSLTYYQLVFCADELAVFLKKHGVLKEQIIGLCCQPGIRVPIWILGILKLPAAYMPIDLDAPSQQSVRIMEKCGLEFSVIQSDLFQSFLDVFSDSVSVDICSEWPSQGLTLVRIQSYAKQQAKHGEAAEHSATSAWRCRAGLVGLAYVLHTSGTTGLPKAVKVPHQCIVPNITHLRSLFQVTASDVIFMASPLTFDPSVVEMFLALSSGACLLIVPTLIKRIPSKLVNVLFANHKTTVLQATPTLLARFGRNILQGVLLSEASSLRVLALGGEACPPLSLLRSWRQQGNTTRVYNLYGITEVSCWASCYEIPARQLATTSTTDGSSVPLGTPLMGTTMEVKDERGCVVTEGEGQVYIGGERRVCYLGDETEVVPGTMRRTGDWVEVKNSHLYFVGRRDRLVKRHGQQVHLDAVQRALELLPQVHACAVMLCHSRLVAFIVPSTSAGNRALSTEDVQPLAGDDTHSSGYAASSSMHLLPELANPTSSVNNTDFTGDQTSSLGSSFPGDSCGHLTSFPRDLQREILHSLSKLLPSQGVPDTLIPLRMLPTSTHGKVCFDELLDFYGKWRRGSISVLDKRDSVAGRLQTLWRDALGLPEDAVVSADASFLLSGGDSLQCLRLCDDVASSVGVAPAALLEVLLSGSFSDVVSHVATALFPFENSEITEPTTKGLTIEMPLPRLATNDTAKLPFREPAKRPSVESPSTEPAKRPSVESPSTEPAKRPSVESPSTEPAKRPSVESPSTEPAKRQSVESPSTEPAKRPSEESPSTEPAKRQSVESPSTEPAKRPSVESPSTEPAKRPSVESPSTEPAKRPSTESPSTEPAKRPSVESPSTEPAKRPSVESPSTEPDKKASCVSQERFAGRHCRFVMLRRAGEVVEMGASPPLLSSQRETLTSRKDLHLQTTERSDARAPSLHLHMRWTSDTGRCVDASPVLLVTKNDQTSACNNLRKDQPLEKDEVVVYIGSHSHRFQAVDFSTGHLRWERVLGGRIESSAVVSRCGRFIAVGCYDGQVYFLCADTGGTHWMFSTGDAVKSCPAVDMLTGWVVIGSHDGRVYALDLEARHCIWTHPCGGGGVFSSPCFHPSLRQLYVATLGGRLLSLNADTGAPLWMHSTETPFFSSPQCCDRCVCIGSVDGNLHGFSHAGLAVLHQWTHLLISVSHACHSDRCSQSEGGVRVT; encoded by the exons ATGGAAATGGAAACGCTGCATGGGATGGTGTACGCAGCGGCACGTCAATATGAAGCCAGAGTAGCTGTTAAGTTTGATAGTGGGGACGACCAAGGCTGCTCTTCGTTAACTTATTATCAGCtggtgttctgtgctgatgaacTAGCTGTTTTTCTTAAAAAGCACGGTGTTTTAAAGGAACAGATAATTGGCTTGTGCTGTCAGCCAGGGATCAGGGTTCCCATTTGGATACTTGG GATCCTAAAGCTGCCTGCAGCGTACATGCCGATTGATCTCGACGCTCCTTCTCAGCAGTCGGTTAGGATCATGGAAAAATGCGGGCTAGAGTTCTCCGTGATACAAAGTGATCTATTTCAG AGCTTCCTCGATGTGTTTTCCGATAGTGTATCAGTGGATATCTGTTCAGAGTGGCCGAGTCAGGGCCTGACCCTGGTAAGGATCCAGAGCTATGCAAAGCAGCAAGCAAAGCATGGGGAGGCAGCAGAGCATTCAGCCACTTCTGCTTGGAGATGTAGGGCAGGCCTGGTGGGTCTGGCGTACGTGCTGCACACTTCAGGGACAACAGGGCTGCCCAAGGCTGTGAAAGTGCCGCACCAGTGCATAGTGCCCAACATCACACACCTCAG ATCTCTTTTTCAGGTAACTGCAAGTGACGTCATTTTCATGGCCTCCccgttgacctttgacccctctGTGGTGGAGATGTTTTTGGCTTTGTCATCAGGGGCGTGTCTTCTGATTGTCCCAACACTTATTAAAAGGATCCCCTCCAAGCTGGTGAATGTGCTGTTCGCCAATCATAAGACAACAGTTTTACAG GCCACGCCCACCTTACTGGCCCGCTTTGGCAGGAATATCCTGCAGGGGGTGCTGCTTTCTGAAGCCTCCTCTCTACGTGTGTTGGCCCTGGGGGGCGAGGCCTGTCCTCCCCTGTCCCTTCTCCGGAGCTGGAGGCAGCAGGGCAATACGACGCGTGTGTACAATCTGTACGGCATCACCGAGGTCTCCTGTTGGGCCAGCTGTTACGAGATTCCCGCAAGACAGCTGGCCACCACCTCTACCAC GGATGGTTCATCTGTGCCTCTTGGAACACCATTGATGGGCACTACCATGGAAGTGAAGGATGAGAGAGGCTGTGTTGTCACTGAAGGAGAAGGACAGGTGTACATAG GAGGGGAGCGTAGGGTGTGTTACCTGGGTGATGAAACCGAAGTGGTGCCGGGGACTATGAGGAGAACGGGTGACTGGGTGGAGGTGAAGAACTCCCATCTGTACTTTGTGGGCAGGAGGGACCGGCTGGTCAAACGGCACGGGCAGCAGGTGCACCTAGATGCTGTCCAGAGG GCACTAGAGCTGTTGCCTCAGGTGCATGCTTGTGCGGTGATGCTCTGTCATAGCAGACTGGTGGCTTTTATAGTTCCAAGCACTTCCGCTGGAAACCGTGCACTTTCGACTGAAGACGTCCAGCCTCTTGCTGGAGATGACACCCATTCATCTGGATATGCCGCATCTTCCTCCATGCATCTCCTGCCGGAACTTGCAAATCCTACCTCCAGCGTGAACAATACCGACTTTACTGGTGACCAGACGTCTTCTTTGGGAAGTTCGTTTCCTGGAGACTCCTGTGGTCATCTCACCTCATTTCCCAGAGACCTCCAGAGAGAAATACTGCATAGTCTCTCCAAACTGTTGCCCTCTCAAGGTGTTCCAGATACCCTGATACCTCTCAGGATGCTACCTACATCCACACACG GTAAGGTCTGCTTTGATGAGCTTCTGGATTTCTATGGTAAATGGAGAAGAGGATCCATTAGTGTGCTGGATAAGCGGGATTCTGTGGCTGGGAGACTGCAAACACTGTGGAGG GACGCGCTGGGCCTTCCAGAGGATGCAGTCGTTTCTGCAGATGCCAGCTTCTTGCTCAGCGGAGGAGACTCCTTGCAGTGTCTGCGTCTCTGCGATGACGTCGCCTCTTCCGTGGGCGTGGCCCCAGCGGCGCTGCTGGAGGTCCTCCTCAGTGGCTCTTTCTCTGATGTCGTCTCTCACGTTGCTACAGCATTATTTCCATTTGAGAATTCAGAGATAACTGAGCCAACCACTAAGGGACTCACCATTGAAATGCCCTTGCCAAGACTAGCCACAAATGACACAGCAAAATTGCCCTTCCGAGAGCCAGCTAAGAGACCATCAGTAGAGTCTCCCTCAACAGAACCAGCTAAGAGACCATCAGTAGAGTCTCCCTCAACAGAACCAGCTAAGAGACCATCAGTAGAGTCTCCCTCAACAGAACCAGCTAAGAGACCATCAGTAGAGTCTCCCTCAACAGAACCAGCTAAGAGACAATCAGTAGAGTCTCCCTCAACAGAACCAGCTAAGAGACCATCAGAAGAGTCTCCCTCAACAGAACCAGCTAAGAGACAATCAGTAGAGTCTCCCTCAACAGAACCAGCTAAGAGACCATCAGTAGAGTCTCCCTCAACAGAACCAGCTAAGAGACCATCAGTAGAGTCTCCCTCAACAGAACCAGCTAAGAGACCATCCACAGAGTCTCCCTCAACAGAACCAGCTAAGAGACCATCAGTAGAGTCTCCCTCAACAGAACCAGCTAAGAGACCATCAGTAGAGTCTCCCTCAACAGAACCAGATAAAAAGGCATCTTGTGTTTCTCAAGAACGTTTTGCTGGGAGACACTGCAGATTTGTAATGCTGAGGAGAGCAGGTGAAGTTGTAGAAATGGGTGCTTCACCTCCATTACTGAGCAGCCAAAGAGAGACTCTGACTTCCCGTAAAGATCTTCATTTGCAGACCACCGAGAGGTCAGATGCGCGCGCACCGTCGCTGCACTTGCACATGCGATGGACTTCAGACACAGGCCGCTGTGTGGATGCATCCCCTGTGCTTCTGGTGACCAAAAATGACCAGACCTCAGCCTGCAACAACCTCAGAAAGGACCAACCCTTGGAGAAGGATGAGGTCGTGGTTTACATCGGATCACACTCCCACAGATTTCAGGCCGTGGACTTCTCCACGGGACACCTGAGGTGGGAGCGGGTTCTGGGGGGCAGGATCGAGTCCTCGGCAGTAGTCAGCAGATGTGGACGCTTCATTGCTGTCG GATGCTACGACGGCCAGGTGTACTTCCTGTGTGCAGACACTGGAGGGACCCACTGGATGTTTAGCACAGGAGATGCAGTGAAGAGCTGCCCTGCAGTGGACATGCTCACTGGATGGGTGGTGATCGGGTCCCACGATGGTCGTGTTTACGCCCTCGATCTGGAG GCTCGGCACTGCATTTGGACGCACccctgtggtggtgggggggtgttctCCTCCCCATGTTTTCACCCCTCCCTCCGGCAGCTCTATGTGGCAACACTGGGTGGACGGCTACTTTCTCTGAACGCA gacaccGGCGCCCCCTTGTGGATGCACAGCACTGAAACGCCCTTCTTCTCGTCCCCGCAATGCTGTGACCGCTGCGTGTGTATTGGTTCCGTAGATGGAAACCTGCATGGCTTCAGCCACGCAG GTCTGGCAGTTCTCCACCAGTGGACCCATCTTCTCATCTCCGTGTCCCATGCGTGCCACTCGGACAGATGTAGCCAATCAGAGGGTGGTGTGCGGGTCACATGA